The window gagaaaaaacTCTACAAGGCACTCTAAGCTCTCAGAAATCATGCTATTCATACATGAGTTATTTTTTCATCTACAGACTCAGTCCATCAGAAAGCCTCCTGGAGATGGGAAGACATTATGCTACCTGATAATTTCTAAAATCAACTTTGGACTAATCAAGTCCATCATAATGAAACTCGTTTATAgaatacaaaaaatttaaagtcatTAGGACTGAGTTTTGATTCAAAAATCTACAAAAGTATCTAAAAAAGTAATACTTTTCCCTAAAGAATACAAGCTTCATAAAATCATGCAATTTAAAAAGTATCAGAGATTACAGGAAAGTCAAAGAAAGTAGATACACAATTAGTTTCCTTCATATGTCATGGAGGAAAAAGGACCATGTTGAGCACACAGACACAGAACTTTGTAATCTGTAGAGCTTTTCTCTAATGTCTTTTGTATCCTGTCCTCAAGGGGAATCAGCCTGTGAAAAAGATTCCCATCCACGAAGGTTACAACAGAGTGCcaagccatgtgaagacagaggatcCTGTAAGTACACAGGTCGTAGGATATCCTCCACAAGACATACTACTAAACCCAGAAGTTCTTATTCATGACACCTCTTTAACATGCTATCCACTCCACAGAAAGACTATACTGACAACCTACCAATGGCAAAGCATGCACTCAGTTTTCTGTTACTGATGCTGAGTTTGCACTGGAACCTCCTCATGCTCTAAGtcaatgtaactttttaaaaatgtagaggcCGTGTACAGATGGCaagtctttccaaaaaaaaaaagtaaatcaggaAAACAAACTTATCAAGGATAAAATATGATCTCAGAATTATATTTTCCCTCCAAAAACTCAACTTCAATATATCATGATCTAATCAAGCAGGGCAACCCAGCACAAAGGCACTGacaattttcttcaaatttctggACATATCTTCCAACTGAATCCACTTGGAAAAGTGTGTAGCTAATAAAAAAGGTTACCAAATgacaagaacaaagaacaaagctagagaatTAGTGGAGTATGAGTAGTCGCCTGTTTAGCATAAGCTGATCAAACACTGCTTGAGGACTGCTAATTCCCAAACTAtataaacaaccttaacttggtCAATCAATTTGGGGATCATCAGCAATGTTCACTTCATTTTCTCCCCTAATCATCTGACAATACAATCATGACATAACTTTTTATCAAGACAGAGTTGGTGGTCATTTGAGTATGGTTCACTTAAACTTCGgtcaaagtaggaaaaaaaaaaaaaaaaaggaactgaaacAAACTTTTTACCAACATTCCATATGTTGGTGGTACAAGAACAGCTACAGGTAAacattcttcttcctttcttttggcaATCAGAATCCACAGGCTCATGCTAGCAAAATGAACCTGGCAAACAAACTAACCTGTCCTGATACAAGGACCCCACAAGCACATCAGTTAGGTTTTCAGTACACAACTGATTATACAATGTCCACGAATTCAGTTTTAAATGGTAGTAGGGattacagagacagagaaaaaactCTGAAATGAGCAAGTCCTCTACTTCAGGATAAGAAGGCCTACCAAGATTTGGCAGTGCACACAGTATACCTTATTTGTAATAATCTTAGCATATATTCTGCTCTACATGTTCTATGAGAATAATTGGTCTCTCCTTACTTTggtatggaaaattttaaaccacATTTGCACAATTCAGTCTGTTAAACAAGTTTACTTCATTTAGGTTGAAAATTTACTTTCATCCATCTCTGGGAAAATAAAGTCTTGCAAATAGATGATTTTCTGCTAAGTAAAATTTGGCTAAAACCTATAGCGTAAACAATGCCTGAGAGATGCAACAGTTacataagttttgtttttgttttttttccaaagaccAGTATTTTCTTAAGTTAGTGTCTCATCATATCCTTAAAAAGTTcataaggagaaataaacaaacatgaaaattCCAAGTGAACACACAGCAAAAAGTCCAATATTTAATATTAGTTTAACTTGTGGAGGCTCTTCCAACATTTGTAAACAAACAGCCTCCTCCTCCATCAGGTCTCTGAGACTCCTCTTGCTGAGGCTCTTACTTTTAAAGCCACAGAACCAATCTATGAACTTCCAGTACCGGCCTCCatcctctgtttccttcttcctctctttctcacccATAAGAGCTGCTTGCCCATTGGAATAAGCATCTACTGGTGTTTCTGCCTCTGAATGCCCTAACGAAGCCACCGGATTGCCCTCTTCTCTGCAGGTCACCAAGAGATTAACATCTTCCGGCTGAAGGCCCTTGATACTATCTTCAGATTTCCCATTGGGAATGATGTGGTTGATGGCCTCACTGTTCTCACTGCACCTCAGAATGCTCTTCTCTTGCATTTTGTACGGTTCATCTTTCGGGGAGCAGCTTTCCTTCACCACCAGGCTCTTCTTAGACCAAAAGGTGGTGGTACGAATCTGTTCCTTTGTGGGAGGTGGTGTGAGAAGGCTAACAATTACAGTAATGAGTCCTGTGACCCAAAACAATGCTGTGGCCACATACATGTAATGGATGTCTTTGATGAAGCCTGGCCTGTTATCAGGTTGGTCACATTCTGGGGCACGGTATGCAAAGGCCAGTGTCAAACGGACTGCTCCAAGAACAAAGCCAGCCATTCCACCATAGAAAGCCCCTTGCTCGTTGCAGCGCTTCCAGAAAATTGCCAGAAGGAACAGGGCCGCAACTGGGGGTGTCAGGTAATCTGCTACCTCCTGAATGTAAAGGTACATCTGGCCTCCTTGCATCTCCACGATGATTGGCACCCATGCAATGCTGATCACCACCATAAAAGCCACAAATATCCTCCCCACAATCATTAGTTCCCTGGAGCTTGCGCTCCTGCGGATGAGTTTGTACACATCGAGGGTGAATATGGTACTGGCACTGTTAAAGATAGAGTCCAAGTCGCTCATCAGAGCTGCAATCATCACTGCCATCATTAAGCCACGGAGGCCCACGGGAACCAGCTTCATCACCAGGCGTGGGTAAGCAATATTAGAGCACCCAGCTCTGCTTCCACATACTTGCATGCAGTGCTCTGGGTTGATGCAAGCTATATCATCAGCAAACAGTATTCTGGAAATCATTCCTGGGACAACTATGATAAACATTGGCAGAAGCTTCAAGAAGCCAGCCATAAGAGTAGAGCCTTTGGCATGAGCAATGTTTTTAGCTGCTAAGACTCTCTGCACGATGACTTGGTCAGCACACCAGTACCATACTGAAGCTGGGGTCTGCCCAAGAACGAATCCAGGCCAAGGAACATCTTCATCTGTTGGATTCCGCAACATTTTCAGTGCATCTTTCTTAGGGTGGACATGACAAGAATTTGTGTTGGAAAGGTTGTATGTCAACAAGATGGAAGTAACATTGGGTGAGGCCAACATGTACCTTCTCTTAACTTCCTCAAACCCGCCAATCTCCATCATGCTAATAATCATAAGTGTGAGTGCCCCAACGATCATAAGCAGAGCCTGGAGAGTGTCTGTGTAGATCACTGCAACAAGGCCTCCGGTGACAGTCAGCAAAGCAGTCATGCCAATGAGCAGGATGACAGACACATAGAGGTTCCAACCCAAAGACTCCTGGATAAAGAGGGCACCCGAATACAGATCCACTGAGAGCTTGGTGAAGATATAGAGAATCAGAGACAAGGCTGCGAAATAGACCTGAATCCTATGGCCACCAAATCGCTTGGACAAGTATTCAGGCATGGTGTATACCCCTGACCGGATGTAAATAGGGATGAAAACCCATCCCAGAAGTTGCAAAAGCAGTAAGGCATTGAATTCCCATGCGCCCACTGCAAATCCACTTGCAGCTCCAGATCCTGCCAGCCCAATGAAGTGCTCACTCCCAATATTGCTCACAAACAGAGAGGCACCAATTGCTACCCAGGTCATAGAGCGCCCCGCCAGGAAGTATCCACTCACGGTGCTTCTATTAGATTTCCACATGGCAAAAAAACCAATGCACATGACCAGGATAAAATACAGGGCCACTATGGCAATGTCTGCTGTCTCCAGTACAGCCCTCATTTTGGTAACTTTGTGAATAAAAGTGTCCAATGACAGAAGTGTCCAACTTTATTTACTCATTAGTAACCCCAGACAAGTCTGTAAACCATACGTGAACTGGACTACACAGAGCAACACAGCAGGTCAAAGTCTTTGTCCTTTGGTTTGCTGTCTtgatggtggtggttgtgatAAACTTTGAAGGAGACAGTTTAAATTTTCCTCCGCTTCTTAATTGGGATTGAGAACTTAGCTCGTACTCTTAATCCACTCTCCACAAGACCATCAGCATTTACTCAGGTGCTGGAGGAGAAATTCTGAGTTGCAGCTAAGTTAGTGAAGCCTACTGTACCAACCCTGCAAGGCagcaaagacaaaagacaaagatTGAATTAGAGGAGGGTCTCACCAAGTGATGAGGAAACTTTCAGTCTAGCAAAAACGGCGCAATAAGAcattctttataaaaagaaaaaaaattttttatatacttcAGTTCCACAGGAAAGAGCAATCTAAACTAGCACATCAGGTAGTTAAAGTCATGAgaatatttatcattttgaaCTAAGAACAAAAATTCATTGACCTCGTAACTAAGTGACCTAACTTCTCTAGCAACTAAGAACTGCCTAGCATGACATTGCCCTTTTTTTGTCTTGCTGTGGTCGTCTCAGATTGGAACAGACACCAAGATCTTAAAGCACCTTAAGGGAAAAGGGTGGGGAAAAAACACTAATTATTCATAAGGGCACCAGAATGAATCTTCAAATGCTATGAATCCTGAATAATGCACTCTATCACCAGTTAGGGTACTGTATGGAATAGGCAGGTAGACTCAACTCAGTGTTATCATCTACCCCCCAAACACAAAATCAAGTATCACTTAGTCTATGCAAATTTATTATTGTAAAATTTTCCTAAATTCCTACTACAAATGTGTATGTGGTAATTATACAGTAACGTAGAAATTGTGAAATGACTCCTGCCCTAGAGGGAAACAAGACATTCCagacaaaaaaaacacaaaaaactagGAACATACAACTTATAAAAccctaacattttattatttctcctagCTAGACGACATCAgaagatttttgaaaaatgttcaaaaaggtaatttccttcccttccttttcaccAGGCAGTAATTCTAAGAGAATCTCTGAGAGGATAAAGGCACAGTGACACAAAGTTTGATCTTGTTGAgtagttttccttttaattatgcTTTCTTATTGAAGGGTACAGAAAGCAAGGAGAGTAGGGAGGAGGAGAACAAAATTtctgaaagactgaaaaataatgtattagcTCTTCCAAACCtcaatgaaacaaacatttatcaacCATTAGATAACAAGTTATCTTCAATTAAGTCAGTCAGACATTTTTCAGTCCtggattaaggaaaaaaaaaaaatcactgcaaaaCAGACATTTAAATCCATCTAAAATCAAGTTTATGAATCTGATGCTTTTCTCCTGAAAAAGAGACAAATTCTAAATCTACAAAGTTAATTATAATTGTAGCTAAGAGATCAATTTGAAGAACATTTTGTTATTCATCCTATGCCTGCCACACATCGACTTCTAATGTGAGTTTTCCTTTTGTGATAAACCAACCTCAAAGTGAAGTGTTTTTCTATACTCGATTACGTAGATGCTTTTTGATAATCTAcgcattttcctttaaaaaaagacctaTAAATGATACTAAAGCCACTGCTTTCCAAAACTGTTCAAAACAGACCacagtattggggcgcctgggtggctcagttggttaagcaactgccttcggctcaggtcatgatcctggagtccctggatcgagtcccgcatcgggctccctgctcagcgaggagcctgcttctccctctgaccctcccccctctcatgtactctttctctctctcattctcgctctctcaaataaataaataaatctttaaaaaaaaaaaaaaacagaccacagtattaaaaaaacttttaaaaacacaccTCTCACTAACCAGGAAAGGAGTTGGAAATAATGGCTAAAGATAAACATTCTACTGAATTAGGTTATTAGGTCTAATTCATAAGGCTGCCTAGTTGGAAATGTCTTAAACCcatttttatgcctttttaaGCATACAGTACTATAATAATTATACTAAGAAAATGGATTACTATCCCTCCTAAGAGGCAGTGTCAATAATGACTGACATGAATAAAACTCCCACACACAAAAGCATCAAATACACTAACAGTTGGGATTTGTATCACTTCAGACTTGCCAAATCTTGAAAGCTGGTCATATTTCTGTGACCACTTTCCCCACCCCAAAAACTTCCTAAAGAAACACTTGGACATTATCCAGAAGGATCacctaaatttttaataaaatatcagaTGATTAATAAACACTAACTACCTAAAAGGTGCCTTTAATGTTTCAGTATAAGCAGCAGGTccttaattacaaagaaaatagctGCGGGTAGTTGTGAAATCCTGCCTTGGACAAAGCTCACTGCCACTCATGATCGAAGCCACTTCTTTCAACTTACACAGAAAAGCCTAACTCCCCAGGCAGAACAGCCCTTTCAGGTGCTACTCTTCTCCAGGGCAGCTGACCAGCCATGTGTTTCCCCCAAGAAGGGACAAACAAAAGCCCCGGTGTTTCtgctgggaggggaggtggggaaggtaCGCTACCagcagcttgtttttcagagaaccAAGTGCTCAGAAACAGAACAAGCACCTTCTTCTTCAATCACTGGTAAGCACTGCTAACAGCAGTAACATTGTTCTTCTTGTCAAATACCATCTATACAAGTCAAATCTCTGAGCCATATTCTGTTCCCTGGTGAACGAAGTTCAGACTGGTCTAACCCCTAACTTTTCTGGAACAGCAGGTAAGCTAGAGAGAAAACGACACTGTGCCCACAAGAGAGGTAGCAGGGAGCGGCCAGACACCAGCTCAAGGCTGACTTTTCTCAATTCTGTCTGCCTATGCTTCCTGAGACCATTCGGAAACCACTGCTGACAGTCCCCATCTCACTGGATACCATACCAGTCTGTGGGCAGGTTTAAGATTTTTccaatttaaacaaaaaacatcCAGAGACCAGCACCTGGTAAagactggaaaaggaaaaacaaataaaaccaaaaataggTCAATTTAGTTTATGGAAAGATATACTATAATACAATGCAGCTAAATTTCACATTCTAGTCATCAACAGATTGTCACAGCCTTGAACTTTATTCTGTTAGGAGATAAATTATGCATTCCTAAAAATGgttccaaataaaatatacaatataagttctgcatattttttctctttcctttaaataAGTATTTCTAGAACAAAAATACAATGAAC of the Halichoerus grypus chromosome 1, mHalGry1.hap1.1, whole genome shotgun sequence genome contains:
- the SLC5A3 gene encoding sodium/myo-inositol cotransporter — translated: MRAVLETADIAIVALYFILVMCIGFFAMWKSNRSTVSGYFLAGRSMTWVAIGASLFVSNIGSEHFIGLAGSGAASGFAVGAWEFNALLLLQLLGWVFIPIYIRSGVYTMPEYLSKRFGGHRIQVYFAALSLILYIFTKLSVDLYSGALFIQESLGWNLYVSVILLIGMTALLTVTGGLVAVIYTDTLQALLMIVGALTLMIISMMEIGGFEEVKRRYMLASPNVTSILLTYNLSNTNSCHVHPKKDALKMLRNPTDEDVPWPGFVLGQTPASVWYWCADQVIVQRVLAAKNIAHAKGSTLMAGFLKLLPMFIIVVPGMISRILFADDIACINPEHCMQVCGSRAGCSNIAYPRLVMKLVPVGLRGLMMAVMIAALMSDLDSIFNSASTIFTLDVYKLIRRSASSRELMIVGRIFVAFMVVISIAWVPIIVEMQGGQMYLYIQEVADYLTPPVAALFLLAIFWKRCNEQGAFYGGMAGFVLGAVRLTLAFAYRAPECDQPDNRPGFIKDIHYMYVATALFWVTGLITVIVSLLTPPPTKEQIRTTTFWSKKSLVVKESCSPKDEPYKMQEKSILRCSENSEAINHIIPNGKSEDSIKGLQPEDVNLLVTCREEGNPVASLGHSEAETPVDAYSNGQAALMGEKERKKETEDGGRYWKFIDWFCGFKSKSLSKRSLRDLMEEEAVCLQMLEEPPQVKLILNIGLFAVCSLGIFMFVYFSL